In Carettochelys insculpta isolate YL-2023 chromosome 3, ASM3395843v1, whole genome shotgun sequence, the genomic stretch GGGTAGGAACCAGAACCACTTTACCGCACCAGCTATCAGATCCAAGGAATACCATGGTCCAGCTCCATGCCTGGGAGCTCACATGCAATTCTCCCCTCCTGAAGCACCGCTCTGGCCATGTGCCTCTGCAGTATCCCCAGTGTGCCCAGCTGGCTGGATGTCACAACTACACCCTGTGTCACTGGTTAAAAAGGTGTTAATCAACTAAAAGGAGATTAAAGCCTATTGCCACAATGTCCTAACACAAGGGGGATTCTCTTTGCACCTTTTCCTCTAACTTATAAATATCATGCCGGGTAGCTCTTTTTGGTTTATTTCTTAAAGTATTACTAGACATCTGGGGTTTAGGTACAGTTCATGGCCAATACAGCTTTTTAAATAGATTATTAATGCAATTTTTATTTCTCTAAAATGCAATACTGCTATTAGAAGAGAGAAATGGCCCCTCCATACAAATAAAGGTCCACAGCACACCATCCTATGATAAAACTACAAGAAGAGACTCCAGAAAGAGATTCACATCAGGCGTTTCCATCCTATTCTCCCTTCAAGGCTTCCTACtcctacaaaaggatcttaatatattaggtgatgggcaacaaaatggcagatgaaattcaatgttgataaatgcaaagtaatgcattttggaaaaatataatcccaactatacatataaaatgatgggctctgacttagctgttaccactcaagaaagagatcttggaatctttgtggatagttctctgaagacatccactcagtgtgcagcagcagtcagaaaagctaacaaaatgttgggaatcattaagaaaggaatagataataagacggAAAATGCTGTATTACCtttatgtaaatccatggtatgtccacatctggaatactgtgtacagatgtggtcactccatcctcaaaaaagatacactggaattggaaaaggttcagaaaagggcaacaaatatgactggggtatggagcatctgcctaggaggaaagattaataagactgggacttgttagcttggaaaaaagatgattaagggggagatatgataaaggtatataaaatcatgactggagtgGAGAAAATAGacaaggaattgttatttactcctcacaacacaagaactaggggtcaccaagtgaaattaataggcagcaggtttaaaacaaacaagaggaaatattttttcacacaatgcacagttaacctgtggaactccttgccggagaatgttgtgaagaccaagaccagagttttaaaaagaactagataaattcatgggggataggtccatcaatagctattagccaggatgggcatggatggtgtccctagcctctgtttgcaagaggctggaactgggcaacagggaattgatcacttgatgatttcctgttctgttcattccctctggggcacctggcattggccactgttggaagacaggatccgGGGCTTGacgggcctatggtctgacccagtatggccgttcttatgttctgctTCTGTGGCATCTAAGGAGCCATAGGAAAAGTAAGCCACAACCCGGAGGTTGATCAGCATCTGCTGCATTCCCACTGCCCTCTTGCCTCATTTATGGAGCATTTCTGCCTTTTGGTTCTGATTTACTTCCCTCTGTACTGAACAGCATTGAGCTCTTACCCACTTCCCCTATTAGCCAcatcaaaacaaaactaaaaacagCAAGGGCTTGATTCAGagcccatggaagtcagtgaatgtgttCCCATGGACTTCCATTAGTTTTGGGTCAGGCTGTAAGTGAAGAGTATTGTGATTAGAGTAGAAGGGGACTGTCAGTTGCCCATGGTTCCTCCTACCCCTGTACCCTCACTGCAGAGATGCTACTCATGAATTTCTCAAAGAGAAGCCACTAAACAGGAGTGAGGTCACACATGATTGTCTGTGTGACCAAGGGCACACCATACAGCCCTGACTGTGCTAACATTTCTCCACCACTCCAACTTGCAATTTTAATCCCATTTAGgatgtttttttcatatgacctCCACTCATCGCACAGAAACACTAGGCCATTAAATGCAAAACCAGGGTatatttaaaatcattttaattttaagtttCAGTTGCATTCCATAAAATGTCCAATGTGTTCCACTGattgtataaaaacaaaacacaaaaaaaacacaaaataaaactaaGACAAGTGTTTCAGACATTTAATGCAAAGTTCTATTTGTTGCACTTTACAGAGCAAGTTTGCCAATTTGATGGTATAGAGTTAAAAAACAACATCTCCCCACAAACTCTTTGTCAGCCTTTCACACCAGTAATGTTCATGTCACTTAGCTATGTTCAGTTGTGGATGGCCATTAAATGCCCCCAGAAGAAGTAACACCTGGACAGCATCAGATAGGTTCTATGCTTTCTCATAGTGGCGGACGGCAACCACATCACCAAAGGTGAGAGTCTGCAAATTGGAGAAGAAATAGCGAAATTAAATACTATACAGTGTTTCATAACCATTTTCTACATGTTTTTTAATCCAAAGGTTTTTTTCCACTGAAGTAAATCATataaaagtaaacaaaacatACTAGTGCATGTTAATACTGAGTCAAAAATTCAAAGGTGTGGTTCCTACAGCAACCGTACCTTTCCATTGTTATTTTGACTACACAGCAACTTATGATACAATAGATCATATAAGCGACCATTATAAAGGATATCTGGGAATCAAAACAGAATGTTCTAACTTTTGTGCATTTACATGCTCAGCCACAACATTGAACCTATATTAAAACAATTTCCTTCAAACAAAGACACGTCCTGCCACCAATTCCCAGAATGTTTAATGCACTGTGTATATATTTCAACTGTTCATATGCAAAACATACTATATATATGGAGTATATGTTAAGGGAATCAAGTGTTCAAATAAATGTAACATGTCTACTGATGTATATGTAATCCCTGAATATGACTGGTAATTCTACTCTATACTACTCCCAATGTGTATGTATGCAATAGTGCTTTGTGAATAAGTATTACATATCTGGAATTTTGAATTCCAAATTCCTGTTCAAATTCCGCAAGTTTGCTGCACACCTGCAAACACTATTATTGCTtgctttgtaaaaaaaaacaaacaaacatttcttATTGGCCATTCATAGTGTGTCTGCAATTTTAAGTGCAATCTATCTGGAATTCTCCACGTAGGAAGAGAGCATCTGAACAAAAATGATGTTAAACATTGGTTCTCCAATGGCTGGGTAACAGCAAAGTATCTGAACATACTTCCTTTTCATTCCAAGAACAAACATGAGAAATTTCATTCCTCAGGCTAGATTTCCAAACCTACTTCCTCCCAGTGTTACAAGGGCTTAGAACATGTCCATGTTCTCAGCCACAGCTTTAGTATCATTGCCACAACAGTATAGTATAATGTTATAATCCTGCTTCCAAAGCATCATAGGGGATAGGTGTTTTAAAAGCATAAAAGATTACTATTCACAGAAACCTCTTCTCCTGGTCATGATTATGGAAAATAATCTACATAGGAATACTCTGTTAAATGTATCTTGCATTATAATGTGCAAAAATCCTTATGATACAGTACTCCAGATAAATATATATTCTAAGTAACTAGTGGTACATGCAAGTATAAGACAATTTTATTTTAGTGACCTAAAGCACCATGTGTCTAAAATAGATCAATGCACATTCAAATACTTTATTTTTGCAGTTCCAGAAgggtgtttattttaatttaggaTTAATACACTGCTGTATTTAACTATCTTTCCCTCAAAACCCTAGAATATCTGGAGTGTTCACGGAAGACTGTTAACTAGAAATTCAAAGCAGTATATATATATGGGTGAACCTTTGAAAATTCTCACCTAGCTTTATGGATAACTAGCTTTAGATTTTCTATTAAAATAGCATGTTCTTCATAAATCTAAACACATAGTTAATCTGATGTCTGAGCTTGGTGATTGTTTTACTTACCATTACCATTTTGCCATCCTTAATTTCTCTAACAAAGTTTGTCTCTTTGCCATCCCATTTCTGTACATGAACTAATTTGTCTCCATCCAGGGTCACTACCGACTGGGATCAAAACATACAAACAGAAGGATTAATTTAAGCAGTAGCAGTTACTACTCAGATTTCTAGGGAATGTACGCAATAGCCGCTTTTGCATTCTTTTCAAACATATGCAAACATGGCATAATAAACTAGTTCTAGGCATCTGAAATCCAAACCCATGAACCCTCCTTGTTTAAAATGAAGAGTCCAATTGATTCTTCTttgtacaaaaacaaaaagcagtcaagtagcactttaaagactagtaaaatagtttattaggtgagctttcgtgggacagacccacttcttcagaccatagccagaccagaacagattcaatatttaaggcacagagaaccaaaaacagtaagcaaggaggacaaatcagaaaaaaatgatcaaggtgagcaaatcagagagtggaggggtgggggggaaggtcaagaattagattgagccaagtatgcagatgagcccctatagtgactcagaaagttcccatcccggtttaaaccatgtgtgcAAAAAGGATGAGTACAAAATGCATGAGTTAAATCCGGCTTTGTGTGTCCCAGTGTCATTTAAATGATAATTTCACATTTGGTCTGGCATTCCGACTTTTTAAAGCTCCCAGAGGTTAGGGAGTTTGTACTTCCTCATTTCCACTGAGAATAATGTCTCCTAAATTGATTGTTGGATTAAAGTGACGGGTACAGAAATATAGAGGTGGCATCTAGCAGAACTCCTTCATCCTGGAAGGCCAAAGCATGTGACATATCATAGCACCAGATCAGACTTTGTGTCTCTAGATGAGTAAGATGTGGTCTTTTCTTTCCTTACAGTTCCTTTCTGTGCTACAAAACAACGAACTAGGGAAGGCTCTGGATCATCCTCCCTAGTCCCACCAAAAGATAAGACTTTTCAAATCAAAGTTCATAGGGTCAGAGGGGACCTTAAGGCAGCAGTAAGTACTACCGAGGCCATCTCTAACAGTGTTTATCTAATGTGCTCTTAAAACTCTCCAGAGATGAACGTTCCAGAAATCCCcctgggtaatttattccagtgcttaatgagcctgatagttaggaagtgaCAGAGAGGGAATGCTGCAGGCTCCAGGGGTATTCACTTACTTTGCAGTTCCTGTCATCTGGAGTAGTTTCCTCAAATTCTTCTCCAAGTTTGAAGTTGATTTCTGTGTTCTTGAAAGTGCTCTGGGTCTTGATCACAACTTTGTCGCCTTCCGTGCTGATTATCACTGTGGGCTTAGTCACATTCCCCACTTGCCGAGTGGCAAACCCCACTCCTGAACCaccaagtgaaaacaaaaagccatcAGTGCCTGATTCTTTTTACACTGTGTTTGCCAGACAGTGTGGTGAAATCTCCCATCCTGTTCTGCTATTTTTGCTATTACACTGCACTTTATACTTCTGGGCCCTGTCACCCATGCCTCAGTCCATCCAGGTTCCTACACTCTAAGCTTTTGTATATATTTCTGCACCCTCAGATACTCCTCTAATATTGCAGCAATAACTATTTATGTCAAAAGTTTACTACGTTGGGTTTGTGTTCCTGAATTAGTGACAGTACTTCTTGCTTATTTAGATGGCAATCTTTATCATTCCAGCTCAATGAGAGGGACCTGCTTGTTTGTTTGCAATCAGCCTTTGTTGATGCAGTTGATTTCATTGTCTTTTCCTAGAAGAAAGTTTTAAAAGCAAGCTCAATGGAGTACCACTCTGATACACACCAGGCGCATGCATACAACCCCACCATGCAGATTATATCCATATTAACTTTGAGAAAGAATGAAACATTGATGGAAATAACATAGCAGGCAAAGCCACAGCACTTCCACATTTTCTGCAGCAAAACAGGCTATTCAGCTCACATTGACAGTGGTTTTTGTTGTTCTATTCAGATACTTTAGTCCAATGCAAAATCCCAAATCCCATGATCACTTTCGAACCCATCTGTGCTGGAAAATATCATCAAAGCTTCAGGAACAATTTTAGCAACCCAATGGATGGTTAGTGATAGCTCCTTTTACTTACCCAGTGCCTTCATGTATTCATCAAAATTGTGGCTGTCAGACAGCTTCCAGGTAGCACAGAATGCCTCAACCATTGTGGCAGCTGGAAGAGAGAAGCAGGCGGAAGGAAGCTAGCAGATGGGAGGCTGTGTCTAGTCCTCTCCTGTTGGGATTCTACACTTAAGAGAtccttctcctgcacctcaactGCTACTCAACCTCTTTCTTATTGGGAGATGAGGCGAGCAAGGAAGAAAGGACCTAACTTGCAAATCCCACCCTAGcattctccctcttcctttgAAGTTATAGCGAGGAGGAGCTGAAGGGATTCAGCCCTCTCTGTGATTGGATCAGGCCACTGGGTCAGCAGAGCAAGTCTTGTTCTGCCTACCCTTTGCCCTAAAGCCCTCTGCTACCTAGGAGAGAGTGTGGTCGGGGGAGTGaggagaggccctgctgctgctggcggaagGGAGTGCAAAGAGAAGAGAATGCCTTTCAAGTCAGGCTTGAAAACTTGGCATGAGCTATTCCAGTCTCGAAGAAGAGAGACACAATAAGAGATTCAGCTTGGCTTCCGTTGCACTCTATGCTGGTGACAATTTGAAAAGACACTCAGAAAACTAAATTCTTACCCTCTTGCAAAGAAAACTCAGCATTTTTGCTTACACGTTCAAATAGCAAGGCATAAAAGGGGAGTGTAACAGGTACGGATTCAGGAAACAGGCTCTATAAAAGGGAGAGACCACACTCATGTATGGCATAGCATTTTATGTGCCAAATCTGCTTAATCCAGATGCCTCAGCAGACATCCCTGTTAAAAGAAGAGaccattttaaaaggaaaaatcagatactgaaaacaaaataagacaCTTGACTGAACATTCACAGTAGAACAAGAACAAAAGTTTTATTTACTGGATGCATTTCACTTTATCTTTATTTGGCAACTTCTATATTGAGAACAGAGTTTAAATTTTCAAGTCCATTTTTTAATTCCCAGTCTGGCATTAGTTAATGCATTCCCCCTGCATAAAATGTAAATTGTGCCAATGGTATCCGAAAGACACAACTGTCACATCCCTTCGTTATCACTGACTGGCCTTCTCTACTAAGATAGAGTTtggaaactatttttaaaactgaTCCTAGAACTGTTTCAGCTTAGTACGTTTTTCCCCTCAGAAGCACAATACTTTTTCTTCTTAAAATGGCTGCTTTAAAGTAGTTCAAGTTACAAGGTGGTGACCTAATCTCCTGAATGTTTCTTACAACACAGCCTGGTTCTGTTGGCCAAAATGATGTAAACTGTTCAGACAGGCCTAAAACTTGGATGGATTCCAGAGTTCTCTGGGATAACACCTTAAAACTCATTAGGAAAACTCAGGAACTGAAAGAATTAGCTATTCTGTAATTCAAGAAAGCAAAGTGTGGGGTCCGTTTTTTGGTCCAAGTTTAAGAATGTACACCTTCATTGAGGTATAGATAGATTGGGAGCATATGGGGAGATAACTTTGAATTCTCTGTAAATGGGATCTATGTAACTGATTAGCATTTagggtttttttcaggcacttgaAATACTGTGTATTCCTTGGTGCTAGTGGAACCTCCCACAGACATACTTGAACCCAGGACCTGTGAAGCTTAGTACAGGAGCCAACatggtttgagctaaaagccaattactgctcagctaaggctgcagaggagattcATACAGGCCCTCTCTGTGAGGTGTCTAGTTACCACTACCTGAAACACTGACCCAcatccagtaggtgtgtgggtcacGCCAGGATGGCTAATTTGGTAAATCTCTGTCAGTTGTTAATCAGGCCTATCACCcttaggtagggtgaccatatttccctttgCTGAATATGGGTCACCTGGAAAAATTACTCCTATTTCAGCTAATGCAATGACAATcggaactatgcagtacaaacattcaaattaacatcaattTGACTGAGCTCCATTAAAATGCAATGCAGCATAGTTGCATTCTTTTTGCTCATCTTCTTATTGTAAAGGCTTTCAGGTTCACACAAGGAGGGTGACACACACCGGGAGGGTTGATGCATGGACACGCACCATTCCATATCATCATCATTGCCCTTGACACCTACCGGTGTGTAGAGCAGCAACAAAggccctccacttctgtctgtcactggccagcctctcactAGAGCCCCAAGTGTGATTCATGAtcttcatttctacttcagtGGTCCGGCGCCACATTGTCTTGTGTCGTTCTGGCTTCCGCTTCCCTTCAGGAGTCCAGTGCACAGCAGCctttgtgatggagcttccatctttcctgagcacaTGGCCCAATCCATCTCCTTTTTTATAATGATGGTGGAAatgtcatcttgcttgcaccATGCAAGCAGGCCGTGACTGGAAATTATTCTCAGCAAAAAAATATGGCGGATACTCTGAAGGCTTCTGGTGTGAAAGGTCAATATTCCCATATACCTCTCGTATGGGAGATGACCAACCAACTTGACCCTGTCTGCCCGGCACTCTCCACCCTCCAtctccagctgggctcctgggagggaccCACTTCTCCTGTTACCTAAGGCGAGTCTTCCTAAGGCAACAGATGGGGCAGTGCAGGCAGGGACACATGCCTCTCTCCCCggggttcacaccagaatgtggccagtGGTAGCCTTTTGGCACTGTGGGGAAGGGATGAAAGCTGCTTCTAGCCGCAGGAGACGGGGGAAGGAAGGGATGATCTGTCCTGTGTCTTTGCAAAGctcttttctttccccctctcccccaccatctTCCCTGTGGCTGGAAATAGCTTGACCCTCCGCTATcctctccaggctgctgctagcCCCCGACATAACTTCTCTgcagtgcaggcaggaaggggttaaactGTAAAGCTACATTGTGCACCAGGGTAATGCAATCTGGCTGGGGAGGTTTCAGTGAACCTGATCAGAGAGgtgggcaggacagggagcctcAGGGACAGGCAGCCCCCATTGCCTGGGGCCAAGACAAGGGTTAGGTGATGGGGGTGAAGAGGGTACTAAGGCCCTCTTCATGAGGGCATGAAAAGGCTGAAAGTCACTCCCGCCTCCCACCCACCagtccagagcttagctgaggtgTGGTGAGGCTGCCACATGCCTGCCCTGTGCAAGCTTTTGGCACAttcagggcttggctcctcctgcccagcctgtCTTAGACTGTCCTGGTGCACCAGCCCAGACTGAGGCAATGGGGGAAGAAAGGAGCCTGAACGCTCCAACCAGAGCAGTGGCCATTGATGGGAAGGAACACAAAGAAGACACTGGTCACCTAACTGCACCCCATATAACTCTTTCTCATGACACCTCTAGCTTGTCcggccccactccaccccaggccctgtctCTTCCCACCTCCATGCCACCCCTTCTCTCACTTCTCCGCCCCTGCCTGCCACTTCCTgaccctcctccatccccacacaccccttTTCCCATAGCTCCTTACACTAGTGATGTGGCCTGGGGAACAAGCAGGGTGTCAATGATGGGGGGCGGGGAACAGAGCAACCCAGCTCCCATCTACATCACTCTGCTTCTCTCTGCTGGtgagtgcgggggcgggggggggaggtttcACCCCTTTCTCCAGCACCTGCTCCTAAGCAATGTGGCTaggggacaggggagcagagcagggtggagCTGGGTTGCTTTGCTCTCTGACACCACgagtggggaggcggggggtAGTCTGACCCCTGCAgtctgctctgggccccttgctAGTCCTATGGAACACCATGGGCCTTATGGGGCATCCCAAAGCACAAGGCTTGGGGCAGTTGGATTAACTGGATTCTTCCCATCATCtgctggccccttgcccctccccccacagcactgggggcatgtcacctccctccccccacacatcaCCCCTGAACCAGGAGCCTGACTGTCTGTACAGCCCTGGAAGTGAGGCGCTCCCTGCTGCTGAGGATGGGGAGGAGCAGTGTGAtcggggcagggcctgagggaaAAAGCAGGGAGAGGGTAGCAAGAGGAGGAGTACATGAAGGGCTCCTGTGTGGGCAGCAGCGGTAACATATTAGCAGGGCACCACCAGGCAACTGCCTGCACTCACTGCCTGTTGCAGTGTGTTGTGCATAGCCAGTGCCAGCTGAAAATGGTACAGAGGCCAGGGctctccctgctggctgagaaCTGGCACGCTGCAAGGGCTGTGTTGCTAGGCTAGCAGTGGCTGGCCTCGTGTAACCCATGTGTGCTTCACTGTCCCAAGTAGTGGCAGTTAGGCCACGgggcagagaaagaatgagtgtcctctaggGCCtaagctgggaaccagctggcttCTAGTTCAAACCATAGCCGGTTACACTCGCACTCTGCATCGTTACCCTGCCACAAGCCTTGCACATTTGTCTCACATCAACAGCCACgggactcccacccccacccccacctgacacACACCCACTCCATCCTCCCCTGCCACACCActggcaagtgggtggctggCGAGCAAGGCTCTGGACAGCAGCAGGACCTGTGGGTATGGATGGGGCAGAGACAGAGAATATGGAACAATTTGCCAATTTAAGAAAAAGTTGGGCACCTGCGTTGGGCTTAAATAGAGGAAGCCTTGGCACCCTCTCCCCTTCGGGTCAGGGCAGCGAGTTACATGGGCCCATGGTTCCCAggctccaggaatattcctggcctggaggcccagctccagcaaagTCTGGAGCTGGAGCTCtcaccagccccacctgccacccccctgCACTCTCCCTGgtgcatccccagcccctcctgttgTCCCCCTTGATTTAAAATGACCCAGGGGACTctacccccagcaccagcagtgcagTGAGGCTAGAGCAGCGTCCTGCCTGCTCACTGTGCATGACTGCTGGCACGTCCCTTCAGCCCCAGGCGAGGGGGTTTTCCATACATTGTCCCAGCCCCAAGTGCCCCTTTGCCAAACAGGAGCTGCCGTGGCCGTGGCTatgggcagcagcacacagagaccccCTTGCCCTACCCCACCtgagagctgctgccagagggggtgCCCCAAATGCTGTACCCCCCACAGCTTCACTCCCCCCTGCACTTCCACCCTCTCCCAGAGTTTGCACTCCACCCCTCCACCTTCAAactcccccccagagcctgcaccccaacccacataccctcctgcccccaagctccctcccctACCGGCACCTCCAAACTAccacagcctgcaccctcagcctcACACGTCCAACCCAGAGCCTGCAGACAACATCCAGAATTTA encodes the following:
- the FABP7 gene encoding fatty acid-binding protein, brain, encoding MVEAFCATWKLSDSHNFDEYMKALGVGFATRQVGNVTKPTVIISTEGDKVVIKTQSTFKNTEINFKLGEEFEETTPDDRNCKSVVTLDGDKLVHVQKWDGKETNFVREIKDGKMVMTLTFGDVVAVRHYEKA